A window of Epinephelus lanceolatus isolate andai-2023 chromosome 3, ASM4190304v1, whole genome shotgun sequence genomic DNA:
AGAAGCGAGCCACGTGGGAAACCATTCTTGATGGAAAGGTAGGGGAGGGGTTGTAAATGTGTCGGCATGAAGCGTCGCCTCGTAGGCTCCCTTTCCTATCTTTAGAATTGGTTGTCCTCTTCACACCACTGACTGTAACTCTGTATAACGGTCCCACAGAGACTGCCACCATTTGAGACATTTTCTCAGGGACCCACATTGCAGTTCATGCTGCGTTGGACAGGTGATGCTAGTGGAAAGTCCACTGCCCCTGTGGCAAAACCCCTCGCTACACGCAATTCCGACAGCTCCAGCCCCATGGAGACTAGGACCAGCAATCACAGAGCTGCCCTCATGAGTAAGTACAGAAACAAAAATCCCTCATAACATCCCTCATAACATCTTGAATTATATTTAATCCTACGTTACATTTAAGAGCAGGAGGCAGAAAACGTCTATAGATGATGAAGGATTGGGAGGGGACATAAATATTTAACAGTTCCACCTTCTGCTTtattaaagtactgtaaaaGTGTTCATAATTGACACTGAGCAAAGAACTGATGATCATTTATTCATCACATGCCAGATTCTCTGAGCAAAAGTCTGAATGGAGCATGATTTTGGATTTTGTGTCACTGGTGTGGGATGGTCTATTTGTGATGGTGTATTTGTGAATCTGGCAAAAGGCACCCTGTGAGTCATAGCTGTTTAGTCCTTTTGAGACAGTCGCTTCACTCCTTGAATGTTCTGGCAGCTTAACATGTCGCTCTTTTGAATAAGGCCCTGAGTCATGTTTCTGAAGAAGTCATAAGTATGTGTAAGTGTCAAGCAAAATGTTTGCATACTGCATATGAGCAAAGGGGAATCCCATCAGTCATTACCTAACATCTTGTCATTTTTAACTCTGTTTAGGCTGTGAGAAGCAGGCGGCTGAATTCTGTATGTTCTTTGTAATTAATGAAGAAATGCACGTAGATGTTATATCAGTCTGTCTACAGGGTTGCACAGGCAAGTGAGAAGTGGTGCCGAGGCTTCCTTCAGCACTCATGATCATCATTAATCAAGCCACAGAAAAGCATTAATTCAACTGCAAAATAAGTTTGAAAATTCAACATTGATGCAACCTATGAGAGACTTGTAAACACTCTTCTTCTCCCTTGTTACATTCTGACTGTTACAGGAGCAAAGAATCCATCATGTACTACTGCTCTACCTGTGAAAATTTGGTCATCTTTTGAACAGAACCATTATAGGAGATTTACATAATAGAGACAGCAATGTTGCTAttccatgtgtgaaaataaatATCCAAAAGCGGCTTTAGCAACAGctactacatttacatgcacaaaaaaaatgatccaagtctttcataatgtttaaaagcaggTGTATTTCTCCCAccgaccagaaatgtgggcttttcttttgggcatgcatctctaccccacAGCCTTGCAAAGTGTTGGCTACTTGGTTTGTGTACAGTGCACCATGGAGACGCACAGAGCTGACTTTACACAGGCAAGAGGCCATGTTTTGCAAACTGCGGTTAAAAACTCCAACTGAGGCGCATATTCCAAATGTGTCACATACATGTCCAAAAACTCCTAAAACCTGACTAATACTGGAACATCCCACATGTCTTAATTTTAAAATGCTACATTTGTAATAAGGCCTTTATTCAGAATTTCCAAGCAGCATATGCTATTTACATGAATATGGAATAGTGGTGAGCATGTTCATGCATATATGTGCTTGGTGTTTAAATCTTCCTGTTATGTGGGAAAGGACACTACATTTTCTCAAATACACTTTGAATGtattaaatcaaatttctgattTGGTGATTAACCTTTCCATCTGTTCCTGACAGCAGTGAAAGAGTCAGTCAGCACAGACATTCAGACGAGGAAAGAGCAGGTCCAGTGTGAGCCGCGGCAGAAGCTACGTATATTTTATCAGGTATACCACACCACAGTAAGAACTGCACTGGGCCTGGGCAACTGATTTGTAAGTGTTTTGGTGACAAAGCTGAAAAGCACAATGCTTTTGAAAAGTTTGGAATAACTTACATTTTAAGAAGTTCACTGGTTTGTAATTGTTCATCAAGGCAAGTATACGGTTCATGAATATAGCTGAAACTGTACTGTTTTGACCCTGTTGGGCACTCAGTCCTCAGGGTGTGTGTACCAAAGTATGAATTGAATCATCCATTTAGATCTGCTGAAGGTCGACTTTCTCTGGTTTACGTTGTAACTAATGTCATCTGTCTGTGTTTAGTTCTTGTACAACAATAACACGCGGCAGCAAACAGAGGCACGGGACGATCTTCACTGTCCCTGGTGTACCCTGAACTGCAGCAAACTCTACAGCCTGCTCAAACACCTCAAACTCTCTCACTCCCGCTTCATCTTCAACTATGTGGTAAGGAACTGACTGTTTGTAATTAAAGCCTCTTAATTGCGTGTGTGGTTGGGCCAGTCACATGACATGACTTCCTTACAAGCAATGTTTAAGTCGCTGACAGACGTAGTTAAAATTAGCCCATGACATCCTGAGTCCTGTTTGAGTGAAGCCATTCATGTCACAATCTCACCACTTCTGGCTCCCACTCAGACTCACACAAACCTCTGTAAAGAAGTAGCAGCCATTgatccacaaaaaaaaaaattatctctCTTTGTCCTTGTCCTTGTTATCACCTGTAGTTTTCACTACACAACAACTTATTAATGAACACTGACGTCAGTGGCCCCCATGTTTACTTTGTACTACTTTGTTCAAGGTGAGTCCATTCAGGACTGTGactacaatttaaaaaataatgtgacaATAATGGgacggggcgtcggtggcttagtggatagagcaggcgccccatgtacaaggctgttgccgcagcggcctgggctCGACtgcagcctgtggccctttgctgcttgtcattccctccatccctctcttccctctatctgtcctatcaattaaaagCAAAATGCCCCAAATAAATCTTTAagagaataaataataataatgtgactGCCAAGCAAAAGATCTGAGCAATTAATCTGAATTGAGCACAAAGACTTACAATGTGAATGTTGCCTATGTCTGCAAACATAAAATCGCTTAAGTTCCTGTGTGGGAGCTCTGGTCCTCATTGGGTGTGCGTGTATGTAACGCCATATCTCAATCACCACAACTCTGTAACTAACATGGACAGCTTGGTTGACAAATGCTGATTAGTTTACTCTGAAGCTTCTTTGGCGATCTCTGGAAAGCAACTGTCAGACAGACATCACTGCACACACTGAGGGACAATATTCTGTGTTTACACTTTGCTAGTTTAGTAAACtaagaaataaattaaatgaataaaaaaggcATCAGTGTTACATCACACTGATGCCAaagctgtctgtctgtagctCCACAAACCGCACTTGTTAGTAGGAGAAATACATTTTGCTTTTTGTCTTTAGTTGGGACTTCAAAGGAATAAAGTGACTTGTAGCTTTCAGGTCTTTCAGGGGAGACCTGTCAtgtggctgtgtttttgttgcccagTGCAAAAAGATAAATGTTAAATGGTTCAGCTTTTGAGGTGTTGCAGTGCAAATCATGTGTCAAACCACAAAGGGCAACCAGTGTCTGTTCCAGCTTACTCTTTAAATGCAGGGAGTTGCTTCTTGTTCTCCACCGTTATTTCTTTCTCTACCCTCTCTCTTACATAGCTCCTGGTGTTTGTAGAGAACCCTCAGTTTCTCTGATTGAACAGGCACTTCTACCTAAAGCATAATGTGGCGTTCAATTTGAGAAATCTTGCCTCTAACCTTAAGTTACTGCCAGTCAGTCATCAGGCCTTCTGTTTTTGCTCAGCACAATATCCTGTAGAATTcctcattatttttcatttattttttcctcctcttgtgAATCTGCAGCCTCACCCCAAAGGAGCAAGGATAGACGTGTCCATCAATGAGTGCTACGACGGGTCGTATGTCGGAAACCCTCAGGACATCCACAGCCAGCCAGGCTTTGCTTTCAGCCGCAACGGCCCAGTTAAGAGGACTGCTGTAACTCACATACTGGTTTGCAGGTAAACTCGCGACCTCTGTTCAAAGCCAGCGTTCACACTCACAGTCAAATCATGCCCGACAATTTAATTAACttattttgaatttaatttgCTTTTCATTCCGTTTGGTTTAGTGATGAGTTGGTAATCAATTGAATTAACTTTAATGAACTGTTCGAGAGCGGTGAGCTGCGTTAAAACAGATTAGAACAAATACAGTTTTTGACACTTGGCAAGAACCTAAATAGATCCGCTTCTTTCAGTCATCAGGTTTCTCACACTGGTGAGGTaattaaagacaaaaagtgTGGTAAACGAAAGCATAAAAAGGCAAGATATGAAGTTCTGATAAAGGTGCTGTAGCATTTTTTTGCGCCTTGATTCCAACATGCAGGATTTGTTTTCTCCCCTGCTTCCACCAGGCCCAAGAGGACCAAACCAAGTCTGTCAGAGTTCCTGGAGTCTGAGGACGGAGAGTTGGAGCAGCAGAGGACCTACGTCAGTGGACACAACCGTCTCTACTTCCACAGTGACAGCTGCATGCCCCTGCGGCCCCAGGAGATGGAAGAGGACAGTGAGGACGAGAGAGATCCAGAGTGGCTCAGAGAGAAGACTGCCACGGTGAGAAGCCATTGttcattgtgttgtgtttgtgtctggctTCACTGTTGACTTGAACTGTCACACCACTTACAGAGACACCCTTAAAGGGGTAGTTGGGATCtctttgaagtggggttgtatgaggtacttatcaaTAGTTGTGTTTACTTATAGTAGGTAGCGGTCGGCATGCCCTcactttggagaagcaggcaagaATACTGCCATGGAGGCCaagtaatgtactgctgtggacaggggcaacagcaaaacatattttagccacgtaaaaaaatcaatatcagtttaagtgtactctatatttagaatatttttaccacttaaccttaatgtcagacagcgccttccaacagggaactgaagccgttatctGTGCCCTCTTCAAAGCCCCCAGACtcctctggaaaaaaaacagtaattataCCTCGCAGAACacgggagttgctggtctaccactgcctcgatcaatTACTTTATTGTGTCACTTTGGTTAATCCAAACAAATCCTTCagaacaccaaagtcacagtCACCACTCTAGGTAATACACTCACTGTGATTAcgtacctcatacagccccactttaGAAAATCACAATGATCCATTTAGAGGTCAGTTTCTCTAGTTATGGTGTGAAGTAAAAATTTCTGAGATCCTAGTCGGAAATTGCAACTGAAATGCCCCCTGAAGTCAGATTTTTGATCTGGAAAGTCGGAGGAACCTCCCCAACCCTGACTTGAAAATCCAAAGTGGCTGTCCTGTGCATCAGCAGTAGTGAAAGCTGTAGTTATATGCTGTTTATTAGCacttctgtcttatttgtgtctcattaaaacCAACTTCTATTTGTGGACATGTTGCAATGGTGTTTGTACGCGTAAAATACACCATAATGCTTTTTTATCAACTGGTATTGCTTACAATTGCTAACAACATCTAGGTTTTCCATCATTCCCGGCTCCGATTTTCAACTTCCGTGGTACATGGAACACACCATTATTCCCACTTACTGAAGCAAACACAGAATCGTCTTGGCTTGGTTTTTACACTTCTGttatactttaatgttttaCTGTATTCagagcttttctttgtcttcatgTTATATAATGAGAGGCATCGATTGATTCTGAAGTGTGTGGTAATGAGTGACGTAGTTTGTGGTGTTGTTGAAGTGTGTTTTGCTTTAAGGAGGACAAGATAAGAATTTCCACGTAACATCCTGTCAGTATGTAAAAGGACATCTGGGCAGTTTCATTGATTTGACAATGCAGTTAAGTTAATGCACACTTAAGTTTACATTATAATGCTTTGCAGAGATATATACGTGAGATTGGCTGGAAGCACAGCATTTTGACCGGAAAGCTGCATCATTTGTAGTTGGTTATCAGCGATTATCATTGATTCAGAGTGACAACAATGCTTTttatctgttaaaacaatagTATTTTCTCCACTGATGCAAGTACTGTGAACGCAGTAATGCAATCAATCAAGGGAAAAATTGTGTAGGAACCTTGACTGAGGCCAAGAAACTATCGCAATCAGACTCTCACAATATTTTAAACTGGATAAAAGTggtggtgtgtgagtgtttctgtggaGCCCAGGGACTAAAATCTGGAGagggtggaaaaaaaatcaagcttTTAGAGTACTGATTTTTGGTGTTggattaccatggcaacaaagAGTAAAAGCATTTGGGTCAGCCCCGCTCCCCATAAATAACTTAAAGGTGCTCGGAGCAGAAACTATTGCCAAGACAGAACATTTCTTCAGCTTGCTCTTACAGCCGCACACAACATTTTTATCACTTCAGTATTGATTTCCGGAACCTGCCAGCATTACCtgctaacagtaacagtaattttactctCCAGGTCAGCAGAAAATACCTGAACTAAATTGATCATCATTAAAATTGTTCCGCTGCTCTCAAGattaaacttttattaaaatctGTTATCAGGTATTAAGGTATTTAGTCGGCCCATCTTCAGTGTTGTGGTGTTTTTACCAGCTAATATGTGTTTGTATTGCATTACCATAATTGTGTCATCATTTGTAAATTTTTGTGCTTTGCTTACAGCAACTGGATGAGTTCACAGATGTCAacgagggagagaaagaagtgatgaagctgTGGAACCTGCACGTCATGAAGCATGGGTACGTGGGAAAAGTTATGGGCGAAAGGATTCTTTTCACAGTATCAGCTTCTTTGAGTTAATACATGTAAATGCATCACATTTAGACTTTTGAGACTTTTTGCAAAATATGGTGTCATTTTCTATTATAGTACATGAATGTTCGAGAGTTAGTGCTGCTCCTCCCACAAAACATCTCTTCAAGACATCTCACGTCACCATATATAAGTTTACATACATAAAGATAGAGtattcattttattgtattgcATTGATTCACTCACCAGCGATGTGTTGTTGCTTTTTGAGGGGCAATTAGCAGACGTCCCAGTTACCTTTGCAGCCTTgtgttgcattcatgtggtatcaaaataatctgaaaaattAGGTTTTCATCATATTTCATTGCTGAcctgatgttttcttttctttttgttatcaACATGTTTAAATGTTCTGAGCAATAACATACAACACACCCTTGTAGCATACATGTTGTTTCTACTTTACAAGTTAAAACTCACAAACACACCTCAGTCAGAATAACGATGATCCGAGAAGCACCTGAATGCACCAATAGCCTTGGGTGGCAGAGGTCTCGACTCAAGTCCGATTCAATCCCTTCTTTAATTAGCATAGCGGGCAGCGTGAGCTGTGCCCTACAATAACAGTGAGTAGGTGAGCGGGAGGAGTCAGGGATTTGTGAATACTAAAAAAGAGTCATTCAAAATGATTTGTTTGGTTCATTTTCGCCTGTCACTACATAGGAATTGGTAAAAGACAAACTGAAGAgaatttcttttttcctttcttttttaagatattttttagggcagtTTGCCTTTAAtagacaggacaggtaagtttgggggggggggggtgacatgcagcaaatggccgcaggctggattcgaacccaggccactgcggcaacagccatgtacatggggcgcctgctctaccacttaGCCACCGATGCCCCTAAAGAGAATTTCTTGAATCTTGCTGCTATAAAAAATTATATTGCCAAATATTAAACAGTGTTAAGAAGGTCACACCAGATTGAAAACAAATCCAGAGCACTTAGAACTTCTTTTGTAATCTTTCATATGTACAGGGTGTCTGTTGGAGCTGTGGCATCATACATACAGTAGTTGTACTCTTGTAGTTACAGCTACTCTTGTCCCGTTAGTTTATTGAAACATTAGAAACTAAGCTCTTCTGTTCGTTATTTTCCTGCAGTTTCATAGCAGACAACCAGATGAATCAGGCCATCATGCTCTTCGCAGAGGACAGCGGTGCTCACATCATCCGCCGCAACCTCTGCCGTAACTTCCTCCTGCATCTAGTCAGCATGCACGACTTCAACCTGGTGAGCACGGCCACCATCGACCGCGCCATGGCCCGTCTGCGACAGATCCAAGAAGAGCTTCCGGacactgtggaggagcagcaggaccAGACTCTGGTATCAACAGGAGCCTGCAACGGCAATGCCGTCACCTCCACTGGAGGGAAACTGGGCAAGAGGACAAAAAGCGCACTAACGGACTGatgttggatggatggatggatggaacaatgattgttgtgttttgttttgtttttttattattttattttatttttttcttcttcaatgAACATTACCAACCCTTTGGTGCTTAGATAGGTGGGAGAACTGGTCAGCTGAGGATCTGACCTCAAGCAGACCAGTATACAAGGTAAACAAGTTTTGAAACTTGAGAACTGAACCAAATATGAACAATATAAAAGTGAATCACCCACTACCACACAAACCAGGAATTTGAGGACTGGATGATGTAAGTTGAACCTACTAAATATGCATTTTGTAGGAGCCGCTGAAGTATCTGTGTTGGGGTGAGAGAGTGAACAAACTGAGTCTTCTGATGTGGCATGACTGCCTCTGTTGTGTCCATGTTCTAGACGACTGTATCAAGACTACAGTTAAAACTGTACTGGTAATAATGTCACTCTTGATTATTTGTACACATACACAATAACCTTGTTGAGAACTTATCTTTTTAGCTGATTATTTTAGCACTTGGTGTTTGTATTTAGAAAGCTTACCTTGAAattgtcctttttttcttttcttttttaaaatcatgctGCGCCAAATGTTAAATGCAGCTTTTCCACTGTCATCAGTGGAGAAACTTTAGTGGGTTTGATTTCACTGTTGTGAATGACGTTTAATTTGAAGGGTCATACAGTTACGGTAAGAATCGACACTATTGGCATCAATGTCTAGAGTATATAAAGCCTGTAAAGCTTGTGTTAGGACCCCAACATGGATTGTGGGTTTCGCTGGTAGGTTGCCATGACAATAGTTATATACTATAAGCCTTGGATCCTGGACAAGAGAATAAATTCAGATTTGGGTCCATGCTGAAACTCCTACTCTATCACCCCTAAGCCTTTTGGTCTACATTGATAATAACTCAAGGAAAGCCAGGGAAAGCaacttttcagatttttttctttctcctcagaTTTACTGAAACAACCAGCAGCACATCACCCCATGTATCCAGCAGAGTGCACAGCAAGTCAACAGTTTTCTGATCACCTGTGGTGTCTTTTCACGTTGAGGTTTGAACATGTTGAAATCACAGTGTTCTGAGCGTCAGTAGCTGATTGACAgaaatgtgtttacatgtaATCACATCAGATGTTTAGCTGTTTTCCTTCTGAATCCAGTATTGAACAGATTGCAGTTCTTATCTCAAAGCAATATGCTGTTTATTGGATGGTTGGTTTTCAGGTCCAAGTGTTTTTTAGGTGCAGTTTATGCCAAAGGGGAATACTTTCATCAGTCTCTTAGTTCTGTATATTATTTagcatcttttcttttcttcattccataactgttttttttttttttttagcagcagcagcagtagttgtGTTTTCTAGCGTGCACATGAGTAGGTGATCATTATCACCACTCATTGTTTCATCAGGACTTTCCTCGTGGACAACCAAATTgacaacatatttttcctccctCTGATATTCATGGAAGGTTTCTGTATTCATCTGGAAAAAGAGAGACATTCACCATTATTGTCAGAACACCCTGTGAAAAATTGTGAACTGTACACTCTGGCTAAGgggatttttatatttaaagaaataaaatacatttgacCTTTAAGCACGGCTGTAATGTTTTAGCAATTCTGGACATTAGCCATCATTACAACTCTCTCCGTCATGGTCTCTGCCCAGCAGGTCCATTTGAAGAATAACCCAGCCTGAGTTATACCATTCCCTTCAGGCTACAACCTCGGtttataaattatatataaacAATTAATGCAACAAAAAGTTACAAATATATTGCATGTGGAATGAAATATTTAGTTTTTCAGTAGCATAGCTGTTTCTTCTTACAGACATGGTCAGCTGCATCTTATTTTACACGTCATTTAGGTTGAGAAAAATCCAAaccagaaaaacagttttctttccTCAAAGCTGCTTACTCAGTTTTTCAGGAGCTTTTGACCGTATGTTACTGCCCTCATCACCAGATTGAGTTTGCTTTAGACAGTTttcagaggtgggaccaagttattgttttgcaagtccTAAGTAAGTCTTAACGtctcaagtcaagacaggcaagttcCAAGTCCTAACCGTTAGCGAGtcataaacaagtcataatgcgctcttcaccaaatgtaatgccatttcaACAACATTAATAATGTATTAAATTGGAAAAGTTAtagatgctttttaaaatttgtatttatttgttgaagcaagtttgctttaaaaaaaaaaagtttgttagctgttaagctaacattagctaagcaAAAGCCTTCTAACTGTGTTAATATTAGCCTTGACTTATTCTTGGTGCAGCTTCAAATGTCTTACAAAGTTGGAAATTGTTGCatatctgtctgtttttgtacatGAAAGAAATGATCTTTGGTATCACTTTTTCTAAGTGGCACTCAGAAACAACGTTAGTTCCTTGTGGTTCactcctgcaacttgactggacGCAGATTGGTTCCAGCAAAGTGGATCAGGGGAATAAGGTTTCGACTTCCAGGGAATGAACAGTGTTAACACTAGTTGACTCAGgaaaatgaagggaaatgaatttatttgttgcacacattttaaatatactttttctatagtctaaagtcatcaaatttgtgattaagtctgactcgagtccatACCTCTTAGAGTTGTACTCGAGAACAGGCAAGTTAGTGAGACGATATTTTTCATCTGTTGTTTTCAAGGTAAAGAATTAATGATCAAGCTCAAGTTACTCAAAATTAATTACTGaatttaataactgaattttgcTTTAGTTTTGTGACGTATTAGTCAGTTCTATTGCAatgtaaataaactgtaaagGTGCATCACAGTGGCTGAGGTCCAGTCCTAACAAGCTCTTAGGACCAGACCTGTTTTAATACAAATGTTCACATGAGGCAACACTGACTATGAAGTACATGCTAAATGAAACTTTGCATGTCTCCAGTGAATACCAAGAGAAATAGGATTGACAAGAGTGCAGACCTTGCAAATTTCCCAGttacataaaatgtcatcagaaatATAGTCTTTGCAGACTCCAGTCTGCATTCATTctaaagcaggggtgtcaaactcattctAGTTCAAGCAACACATACAGTAAACCAGACCAGTAAAATCGttgcataataacctataaataacaacacctcCAAATATTCCCTTTCTTTCCAGTTTTTCCACGTTCAGTCCGTTACTACTATCTCTACATGTGTATTTTTCTGTACTGTGTAATAAtgctggcatcaccacaccaaagTAAAGTGGAAGCCATTGAAGAAGCAGGGTAAGTTATCCCCTGCCTCACAAACCAGTTACAAATCAAAAGTTCTGTCAGTGCTTTAGCAAAAGGGTTTCACTAATGTTGTTTTAAGATAGaggtctgatacagattcttcgTGTTGGAGCTGCAGATTGACAATATCTTGCACagtgttcaatatctttaaatatgatgtTTTATGGCAGGTGGCAACCAATGTTAAGGTGCATTACCAGTCTTTAAATATGACCTCAAGAAGTATTCATGGTTATTTCAGGGAGCTGTATCAGgttggaaaagcctctgaagcagcattttacatgaaatgATAACTAGCTGTTTAGCTTGTTCCTGAAACCTGACAGCTctcagccttcacaagtgcatcaatattaggTGTGTTGAGTCATCCAGTGGACTGTATTGGACCCTTGGGGTGGGCCAGTTCTGACCTGTgagccgtatgtttgacaccctgatctaaaagaaggaaatactCAATACTCTTTTGCTTCTAAGAGTCTTCCTCAGTTGTGTATCtccttttattttatcattatttttttaaactggttaATTATGAAGCTCCTTTGCTCATAGGAGTCTGTCAGGAAATGTTTCCTCTCTCAGACTTCACACTCCATCTGTAGCAATATAAAGCACAGTCTGTCTCCCTCAGTCCTCTTGCTAGTATCAAAACATTTTATGTGTAGATAAAGAGTAGCTGTCATAAGAGGACTATTATGATTCTTGGCAAAAAAAAGTCACGTGTTTGTTGCGGGACATGTCTTTACTGACAGGGCCCTCTGGCTGATGGGAAGGATCTGTGGACAGTCAAGAGAACATGCTCATCATTTACTCAATTTTACTAAATGCAAGCGCTGGCACACACCTAGTTTaacttatttttaatttgtctggTGGCTAGTCATCTACCGAAAAAAGAAGTATGCTTTTGGAGGGCTGTGCttttcaataaaatgcattttagacAGTACAGCAAGCTGCTCTCTGTGAGTTAGGACCAGGTTAGGACGGCAAAATACACGATCTAGGAAGACACTTAAAACCAGCTGACAACAGGAAGAGGTACCACTCCGCATTTGATTCTGGGGGAGAAAGAAAATTAGTATTGGAGTGACGAATGTAGAGGAAAATATATCCTCCATTAacattacagttattttttaatgcCGTCAGCATTTATTAACGACGTTAACGCTTATTTGAGAGGTAGTTTTAACGACTTTTGCCGCATCTGAATCAGTTCGGTTCACTCGCTGCACTTCGCGAATGCTTCAGTGTGATTTGTCTGTTGTACACGATCTTCGGCTACACTCAACCTTCTCGCGCACAGTTTAAACGTCATTTCACAGTTTCAAAACACCGACTGTTGAAGAGTGAAGGGCAgaagtttgttgtgtttgtttgtagcGTTCACATTTGCATACTTTAATTAATTCACCTAATATGCAAGGTTTGGTAGCTTGGTCGGTGTAAGAGAAATTTTACGCTTCTCGCCGAAGCTACCGTCGCAAAAATGAGG
This region includes:
- the suz12b gene encoding polycomb protein suz12-B isoform X2 — encoded protein: MPSARVPLLHSQNSGHIMSGASCKANGAVYPASSAVMNSVKKPKMEQIQADHELFLQAFEKPTQIYRFLRTRNLIAPIFLHRTLTFMSHRNGRTNAKRKTFKVDDMLQTVERMKGEQDSPSLSSHLQLTFTGFFHKDEKPSQNSENEQNSVSLEVLLVKVCHKKRKDVSCPIKQVPTGKKQVPLNPDSNQTKPGSYPSLLVSSNEFEPSNSHMVKSYSLLFRVSRTGRRDTNGLVNGEANENIDVTDTPSRKKRSSSHRDEGETTETFVAQMTVFDKNRRLQLLDGEYEVSMQGMEDSPVSKKRATWETILDGKRLPPFETFSQGPTLQFMLRWTGDASGKSTAPVAKPLATRNSDSSSPMETRTSNHRAALMMKESVSTDIQTRKEQVQCEPRQKLRIFYQFLYNNNTRQQTEARDDLHCPWCTLNCSKLYSLLKHLKLSHSRFIFNYVPHPKGARIDVSINECYDGSYVGNPQDIHSQPGFAFSRNGPVKRTAVTHILVCRPKRTKPSLSEFLESEDGELEQQRTYVSGHNRLYFHSDSCMPLRPQEMEEDSEDERDPEWLREKTATQLDEFTDVNEGEKEVMKLWNLHVMKHGFIADNQMNQAIMLFAEDSGAHIIRRNLCRNFLLHLVSMHDFNLVSTATIDRAMARLRQIQEELPDTVEEQQDQTLVSTGACNGNAVTSTGGKLGKRTKSALTD
- the suz12b gene encoding polycomb protein suz12-B isoform X1 — encoded protein: MPSARVPLLHSQNSGHIMSGASCKANGAVYPASSAVMNSVKKPKMEQIQADHELFLQAFEKPTQIYRFLRTRNLIAPIFLHRTLTFMSHRNGRTNAKRKTFKVDDMLQTVERMKGEQDSPSLSSHLQLTFTGFFHKDEKPSQNSENEQNSVSLEVLLVKVCHKKRKDVSCPIKQVPTGKKQVPLNPDSNQTKPGSYPSLLVSSNEFEPSNSHMVKSYSLLFRVSRTGRRDTNGLVNGEANENIDVTDTPSRKKRSSSHRDEGETTETFVAQMTVFDKNRRLQLLDGEYEVSMQGMEDSPVSKKRATWETILDGKRLPPFETFSQGPTLQFMLRWTGDASGKSTAPVAKPLATRNSDSSSPMETRTSNHRAALMTVKESVSTDIQTRKEQVQCEPRQKLRIFYQFLYNNNTRQQTEARDDLHCPWCTLNCSKLYSLLKHLKLSHSRFIFNYVPHPKGARIDVSINECYDGSYVGNPQDIHSQPGFAFSRNGPVKRTAVTHILVCRPKRTKPSLSEFLESEDGELEQQRTYVSGHNRLYFHSDSCMPLRPQEMEEDSEDERDPEWLREKTATQLDEFTDVNEGEKEVMKLWNLHVMKHGFIADNQMNQAIMLFAEDSGAHIIRRNLCRNFLLHLVSMHDFNLVSTATIDRAMARLRQIQEELPDTVEEQQDQTLVSTGACNGNAVTSTGGKLGKRTKSALTD
- the suz12b gene encoding polycomb protein suz12-B isoform X3, translated to MPSARNSGHIMSGASCKANGAVYPASSAVMNSVKKPKMEQIQADHELFLQAFEKPTQIYRFLRTRNLIAPIFLHRTLTFMSHRNGRTNAKRKTFKVDDMLQTVERMKGEQDSPSLSSHLQLTFTGFFHKDEKPSQNSENEQNSVSLEVLLVKVCHKKRKDVSCPIKQVPTGKKQVPLNPDSNQTKPGSYPSLLVSSNEFEPSNSHMVKSYSLLFRVSRTGRRDTNGLVNGEANENIDVTDTPSRKKRSSSHRDEGETTETFVAQMTVFDKNRRLQLLDGEYEVSMQGMEDSPVSKKRATWETILDGKRLPPFETFSQGPTLQFMLRWTGDASGKSTAPVAKPLATRNSDSSSPMETRTSNHRAALMTVKESVSTDIQTRKEQVQCEPRQKLRIFYQFLYNNNTRQQTEARDDLHCPWCTLNCSKLYSLLKHLKLSHSRFIFNYVPHPKGARIDVSINECYDGSYVGNPQDIHSQPGFAFSRNGPVKRTAVTHILVCRPKRTKPSLSEFLESEDGELEQQRTYVSGHNRLYFHSDSCMPLRPQEMEEDSEDERDPEWLREKTATQLDEFTDVNEGEKEVMKLWNLHVMKHGFIADNQMNQAIMLFAEDSGAHIIRRNLCRNFLLHLVSMHDFNLVSTATIDRAMARLRQIQEELPDTVEEQQDQTLVSTGACNGNAVTSTGGKLGKRTKSALTD